The proteins below are encoded in one region of Arthrobacter sp. CJ23:
- a CDS encoding MBL fold metallo-hydrolase — protein sequence MKLTKFTHACVRFEKDRHVLVIDPGTFSETEEALAGAQAVLVTHQHTDHIDIPAVVMALRNNPELQVHAPAVVAEELKAKTADDGGRIHAVEPGSVFEAAGFAIRTFGGQHALIHPQIPVVANIGYLVDDNVFHPGDSFVVPDGVSVQTLLVPIHAPWSKVGEVVDFVVSVRAPKAFPVHDGLLNELGRGIVEGHVTRIGAKYGTQYARLGTRESVEL from the coding sequence ATGAAGCTCACCAAGTTCACGCATGCCTGCGTCCGCTTCGAGAAGGACCGGCACGTGCTGGTCATTGATCCCGGGACGTTTTCGGAGACCGAGGAAGCCCTGGCAGGGGCGCAGGCCGTGCTGGTCACGCACCAGCACACGGACCACATTGATATCCCGGCCGTGGTCATGGCGCTTCGGAACAATCCCGAACTGCAGGTCCATGCCCCGGCCGTTGTTGCGGAAGAGCTGAAGGCCAAAACCGCCGACGACGGCGGGCGGATCCATGCGGTGGAGCCGGGCAGTGTCTTCGAGGCGGCCGGCTTTGCCATCCGCACCTTCGGCGGGCAGCACGCCTTGATCCATCCGCAGATCCCCGTGGTGGCCAACATCGGCTACCTCGTGGATGACAACGTCTTCCACCCCGGGGATTCCTTCGTGGTGCCGGACGGCGTCAGCGTTCAGACCCTGCTGGTCCCCATCCACGCGCCGTGGTCCAAGGTGGGCGAAGTGGTGGACTTCGTGGTCTCGGTCCGGGCGCCGAAGGCCTTCCCCGTCCACGACGGCCTGCTCAACGAGCTGGGCCGGGGCATCGTGGAGGGACACGTGACCCGGATCGGTGCCAAGTACGGGACGCAGTACGCCCGCCTCGGCACCCGGGAATCAGTCGAGCTCTGA
- a CDS encoding Fur family transcriptional regulator, giving the protein MPHGTSAAANPAASGVKEQRVTKQRLAVSAALDELDDFVSTQELYRLLQNKGISVSLATAYRILQSLADDGLIDVLRNGEGEAVYRRCAVTGHHHHLLCRSCGKAVEVEAPAVETWAARTAAEHGFTEVAHTVEIFGLCPECTAKKAAGLL; this is encoded by the coding sequence ATGCCGCACGGCACCAGCGCCGCCGCCAATCCAGCCGCCTCAGGCGTCAAGGAGCAGCGTGTCACCAAGCAGCGCCTGGCCGTGAGCGCCGCCCTGGACGAGCTGGACGACTTCGTCAGCACCCAGGAGCTCTACCGCCTGCTGCAGAACAAGGGGATCTCCGTGTCCCTGGCCACTGCCTACCGCATCCTGCAGTCCCTCGCCGATGACGGGCTCATCGATGTCCTGCGCAACGGCGAGGGCGAGGCTGTTTACCGCCGCTGCGCCGTGACCGGGCACCACCACCACCTGTTGTGCCGCAGTTGCGGCAAAGCCGTGGAAGTGGAGGCCCCCGCCGTCGAGACCTGGGCGGCCCGCACGGCCGCGGAGCACGGCTTTACCGAAGTGGCCCACACCGTGGAAATCTTCGGGCTGTGCCCCGAGTGCACGGCCAAGAAGGCCGCCGGACTGCTTTAG
- a CDS encoding metal ABC transporter permease, which produces MDLGSILQTIFNFENYGELLALVQNSIWAGAVLGLLGGLVGTFVMKRDLAFAVHGISELSFAGAAFALLIGADIIFGSLAGSVAAALLLGLMGVRARDKNSIIGVIMPFGLGLGILFLALYEGRAANKFGLLTGQIVSVDTVQLQALAGTAVVVMAVLAAIWRPLSFASVDPEMAEARGVPVRGLAIGFMVLLGVSVALSIQIVGALLVLALLITPAAAALRVTTSPRLVVLLSVAFAVTATVGGILLALGSRIPISPYVTTLSFLIYVACRVIGSVRAKRGLTGRVMREAAPAAAS; this is translated from the coding sequence ATGGATCTCGGCAGCATCCTGCAGACCATCTTCAACTTCGAGAACTACGGCGAACTGCTGGCCCTGGTTCAGAACTCCATCTGGGCGGGTGCTGTGCTGGGCCTGCTCGGCGGGCTGGTGGGCACGTTCGTGATGAAGCGGGACCTCGCCTTCGCCGTGCACGGCATCTCCGAGCTGTCCTTCGCCGGCGCCGCGTTCGCCCTGCTGATCGGCGCCGACATCATCTTCGGTTCGCTGGCCGGTTCCGTTGCGGCCGCGCTGCTGCTGGGCCTCATGGGGGTCCGGGCCCGGGACAAGAACTCCATCATCGGCGTCATCATGCCCTTCGGCCTCGGCCTGGGGATCCTCTTCCTGGCCCTGTATGAGGGCCGGGCAGCCAATAAGTTCGGCCTGCTGACGGGCCAGATCGTTTCCGTGGACACCGTGCAACTGCAGGCCCTCGCAGGCACCGCCGTGGTGGTCATGGCGGTGCTGGCCGCCATTTGGCGGCCGCTGAGCTTCGCCAGCGTCGATCCCGAAATGGCAGAGGCACGCGGCGTGCCGGTCCGCGGCCTGGCCATCGGCTTCATGGTGCTGCTGGGCGTGAGTGTGGCGCTCTCCATCCAGATCGTTGGCGCCCTGCTGGTGCTGGCCCTGCTCATCACCCCTGCGGCGGCAGCCCTCCGGGTGACCACCTCGCCACGGTTGGTGGTGTTGCTGAGCGTGGCCTTCGCCGTGACGGCCACGGTGGGCGGCATTCTGCTCGCCCTGGGCAGCCGGATCCCGATCAGCCCCTACGTGACCACGCTGTCATTCCTGATCTACGTGGCGTGCCGGGTCATCGGCAGTGTCCGCGCCAAGCGCGGGCTCACCGGCCGGGTGATGCGCGAAGCCGCGCCGGCCGCGGCATCCTAA
- a CDS encoding metal ABC transporter ATP-binding protein: MTPVVSLRGAGLQFGRRVLWDGLDLDINPGEFFAVLGPNGSGKTSFLKVLLGLQELHSGTVSLGGHPVERGSKRIGYIPQQKSFAPDTPLRARDLVGLGIDGHRWGMRLGAAGVNRRVDELLDLVGASDYAKVPVGLLSGGEQQRLRVAQALATEPQVLLCDEPLLSLDLHHQQGVSALINRQCHERNSAVVFVTHEINPVIDYVDRVLYLAGGRFRVGTPEEVMTTEVLSELYNSHVEVIRANGRIVVVGLPDATTHFHDDAHATAGEDF, from the coding sequence TTGACACCGGTAGTGAGCCTCCGCGGGGCCGGCCTCCAATTCGGCAGGCGAGTCCTGTGGGACGGCCTCGACCTGGACATCAACCCGGGGGAGTTCTTCGCCGTGCTCGGACCGAACGGCAGCGGAAAGACGAGCTTCCTCAAGGTCCTGCTGGGACTCCAGGAACTGCACTCCGGCACCGTCTCGCTGGGCGGGCATCCGGTGGAACGCGGCAGCAAACGCATCGGGTACATTCCGCAGCAGAAATCCTTCGCCCCGGACACCCCGCTGCGGGCCCGGGACCTGGTGGGCCTGGGCATCGACGGCCACCGCTGGGGCATGCGCCTTGGCGCAGCCGGGGTCAACCGCCGCGTGGACGAACTGCTGGACCTCGTGGGCGCCTCCGACTATGCCAAGGTCCCGGTGGGCCTGCTGTCCGGCGGCGAGCAGCAGCGGCTCCGCGTGGCCCAGGCCCTGGCCACCGAACCCCAGGTGCTCCTTTGCGATGAACCGCTGCTGTCCCTGGACCTGCACCACCAGCAGGGCGTCAGCGCCCTGATCAACAGGCAGTGCCACGAACGGAACAGCGCCGTGGTGTTCGTGACCCACGAAATCAACCCCGTGATCGACTATGTGGACCGCGTTCTCTACCTGGCCGGCGGACGCTTCCGGGTGGGAACGCCCGAGGAAGTCATGACCACCGAGGTCCTTTCGGAGCTGTACAACAGTCACGTGGAGGTCATCCGCGCGAACGGCAGGATCGTTGTGGTCGGCCTCCCGGATGCCACTACCCACTTCCACGACGACGCCCACGCAACCGCCGGGGAGGATTTCTAA
- a CDS encoding metal ABC transporter solute-binding protein, Zn/Mn family yields MRTTAARLSLAASAGLALLLTACAAPAAVPPSGSSGAIEVVTSTNVYGDIVKAIGGEKVKVTSIITKTSQDPHSYEANAQDKLAVSKAKLVVENGGGYDDFLHKLADDTNVGHDNMVSAVEVSGLAPEEDPAHSSESAAADGHSHGDFNEHVWYSLASMGKLADALAAKLSALDSASAGTFAANADTFKASLAGLEAKLGAVKAAGTAVPVAVTEPVPGYLLEAAGLENKTPAAFSAAIEEGTDVPPAVLKETTELLQTKAVRLLAYNAQTEGPQTEAVKDAATAAGIPVVDFTETLPEGMDYLQWMGANVKNLTEALGK; encoded by the coding sequence GTGCGCACCACCGCCGCCCGCCTGTCCCTGGCCGCCTCTGCCGGCCTGGCCCTTCTGCTCACCGCCTGTGCGGCTCCTGCCGCTGTGCCGCCGTCGGGGTCTTCCGGTGCCATTGAGGTGGTCACCTCCACCAATGTGTACGGCGACATCGTGAAAGCCATCGGCGGCGAGAAGGTCAAGGTGACATCCATCATCACCAAGACCAGCCAGGACCCGCACTCCTACGAGGCCAATGCCCAGGACAAGCTCGCAGTGTCCAAAGCCAAGCTGGTAGTGGAAAACGGCGGCGGCTACGACGACTTCCTGCACAAGCTTGCCGACGACACGAACGTGGGCCATGACAACATGGTCAGCGCCGTGGAAGTGTCCGGACTTGCCCCGGAGGAAGACCCGGCCCACTCAAGCGAGTCTGCGGCTGCCGACGGGCACAGCCACGGCGACTTCAACGAGCACGTCTGGTACAGCCTGGCGTCCATGGGCAAGCTGGCGGACGCCTTGGCCGCGAAACTCAGTGCCCTGGACTCCGCTTCCGCGGGAACCTTTGCCGCCAACGCGGACACCTTCAAGGCTTCGCTGGCCGGACTGGAGGCAAAGCTGGGTGCGGTCAAGGCGGCCGGCACCGCCGTTCCGGTTGCCGTCACGGAGCCGGTCCCGGGATACCTGCTGGAAGCAGCCGGCCTGGAAAACAAGACCCCGGCCGCCTTCAGTGCTGCCATTGAGGAAGGCACGGACGTGCCGCCGGCTGTCCTGAAGGAGACCACCGAGCTGCTGCAGACCAAGGCCGTCCGCCTACTGGCCTACAACGCCCAGACAGAAGGCCCCCAGACCGAGGCCGTGAAGGACGCGGCCACCGCGGCGGGCATCCCGGTGGTTGACTTCACCGAAACCCTGCCCGAGGGCATGGACTACCTCCAGTGGATGGGCGCAAACGTCAAGAACCTCACCGAGGCCCTGGGCAAGTAG
- a CDS encoding hemolysin family protein, which yields MSDWAGILWLVLLLIGNAFFVAAEFAVMSARRSQIEPLAEAGSKRAQTTLRAMESVSLMLACAQLGITVCSLLILQVAEPAIHHLLAVPLGAVGVPGELADVVAFVIALLAVTFLHVTFGEMVPKNISVSVADKAALLLAPPLMFIAGLVKPVIWTLNWSANHILRLMKIEPKDEVTSSFTLEEVQSIVQESRRHGLVDDESGLLSGALEFSEHTAAHIMVPLDKLVMLKSASTPVGLEKAVSRTGFSRFPMLDDDGELAGYIHVKDVLSIPEEGRKHRIAEGRIRSLANLSPDDEIEDAMAVMQRTGSHLARVVGPGGATLGVLFLEDVIEQLVGEIRDATQATGIRRLGGQERAQ from the coding sequence ATGAGCGACTGGGCAGGAATCCTTTGGCTCGTACTGCTCCTGATCGGCAACGCGTTCTTCGTGGCCGCCGAGTTCGCGGTCATGTCTGCGCGGCGCAGCCAGATCGAACCGCTGGCGGAGGCCGGCTCCAAACGGGCACAGACCACGCTCCGCGCCATGGAGAGCGTCTCCCTCATGCTCGCGTGTGCGCAGCTGGGCATCACGGTCTGCTCGCTGCTGATCCTCCAGGTGGCAGAACCGGCCATCCACCACCTGCTGGCCGTCCCGCTGGGCGCCGTCGGGGTGCCCGGCGAGCTGGCCGACGTGGTGGCCTTCGTCATCGCCCTGCTCGCCGTGACGTTCCTGCACGTGACGTTCGGCGAAATGGTGCCCAAGAACATCTCGGTTTCGGTGGCCGACAAGGCGGCGCTGCTGCTGGCCCCGCCGCTGATGTTCATCGCCGGCCTGGTGAAGCCGGTCATCTGGACGCTGAACTGGTCCGCCAACCACATCCTGCGGCTCATGAAGATCGAGCCCAAGGACGAGGTCACCTCCTCCTTCACACTTGAAGAAGTCCAGTCGATCGTGCAGGAGTCCAGGCGGCATGGCTTGGTGGATGACGAATCCGGGCTGCTGAGCGGTGCGCTGGAGTTTTCGGAGCACACTGCGGCACACATCATGGTGCCGCTGGACAAGCTGGTGATGCTCAAATCGGCGTCCACGCCGGTGGGGCTGGAGAAGGCCGTGAGCCGTACCGGATTCTCCCGCTTCCCGATGCTGGACGACGACGGCGAGCTGGCCGGCTACATCCACGTCAAGGATGTGCTGTCCATCCCGGAGGAGGGGCGGAAGCACCGGATCGCCGAGGGCCGGATCCGTTCGCTGGCCAACCTGTCGCCGGACGACGAGATCGAGGATGCGATGGCCGTGATGCAGCGTACCGGCTCGCACCTGGCCCGTGTGGTGGGCCCGGGTGGCGCCACGCTGGGTGTGCTCTTCCTGGAAGACGTCATCGAACAGCTCGTGGGCGAGATCCGTGACGCCACCCAGGCCACCGGCATCCGGAGGCTGGGCGGCCAGGAGCGCGCACAGTAG
- a CDS encoding hemolysin family protein, whose protein sequence is MEWLLFAAGILLILGTGFFVAVEFSLVALDQATVQRAVDDGDHAAVPLLKCLKSLSTQLSSCQLGITLTTLLTGFVMEPSVGRLLVGPLGLLGVRPEAAHSVALVIAMAFATVLSMLIGELVPKNMAIALAFPLGRRLARPQLVFTAVFKPAIVVLNGFSNKVLNLFGLEAKEEISGARTPAELASLVRRSAELGTLDAGTANFVARTLSFSERTAADVMTPRIRMETIDAEQPVTDIIDAARRTGYSRFPVIGDSADDIRGVVHVKKAVAVPSDRRAKLEAGAIMTDVLRVPETIHLDALLTELREGNLQLAVVLDEYGGTAGIATLEDLVEEIVGEVSDEHDKVRPGLLQSASGDWYFPGLLRPDEVSEQIPGLTVPDEATYETVGGYVMSRLGRIAAVGDVVETGGGTLTVTRMDGRRIDRICFRHVEPGPPADADGRKAKHEAGAA, encoded by the coding sequence ATGGAATGGCTCCTGTTTGCCGCCGGCATCCTGCTGATTCTCGGAACAGGCTTCTTCGTAGCAGTTGAATTCTCGCTCGTCGCCCTCGACCAGGCGACGGTCCAGCGTGCGGTCGACGACGGCGACCACGCCGCGGTCCCGCTGCTGAAGTGCCTGAAATCCCTCTCCACCCAGTTGTCGAGCTGCCAGCTCGGCATTACCCTCACCACGCTGCTGACCGGCTTCGTCATGGAACCGTCCGTGGGCCGGCTCCTGGTAGGGCCGCTCGGCCTGCTGGGCGTCCGCCCGGAGGCTGCCCACTCCGTGGCACTGGTGATTGCGATGGCCTTCGCCACGGTCTTGTCGATGCTGATCGGTGAACTGGTGCCCAAGAACATGGCCATTGCCTTGGCCTTCCCGCTGGGCCGCCGGCTGGCCCGGCCGCAGCTGGTCTTCACAGCTGTGTTCAAACCCGCCATCGTTGTCCTCAACGGCTTCTCCAACAAGGTCCTGAACCTGTTCGGACTCGAGGCCAAGGAAGAGATCTCCGGCGCGCGCACGCCTGCGGAGCTGGCCTCCCTGGTCCGGCGTTCGGCAGAGCTGGGAACCCTCGACGCCGGCACGGCCAACTTTGTCGCCCGGACGCTCAGTTTCTCCGAACGCACGGCAGCCGATGTCATGACGCCGCGCATCCGCATGGAAACCATCGACGCTGAGCAGCCCGTAACGGACATCATCGACGCCGCGCGTCGCACCGGATACTCGCGCTTCCCGGTCATCGGCGATTCCGCGGACGACATCCGCGGCGTGGTGCACGTCAAGAAGGCCGTGGCCGTTCCTTCGGACCGTCGCGCCAAGCTGGAGGCGGGGGCCATCATGACCGACGTCCTCCGGGTGCCGGAGACCATCCATCTGGATGCGCTCCTGACGGAACTCCGCGAGGGAAACCTGCAGCTCGCCGTCGTGCTTGATGAATACGGCGGCACCGCCGGCATCGCCACGCTTGAAGACCTCGTGGAGGAAATCGTGGGCGAAGTCTCCGATGAGCATGACAAAGTGCGTCCGGGCCTGCTCCAGAGTGCCTCGGGGGACTGGTACTTCCCGGGCCTGCTGCGCCCGGATGAGGTGTCCGAACAGATTCCGGGACTCACCGTTCCGGACGAGGCCACCTATGAAACGGTGGGCGGCTACGTCATGAGCAGGCTGGGCCGCATAGCCGCCGTGGGCGACGTCGTGGAGACCGGCGGCGGGACCCTGACCGTCACGCGCATGGACGGCCGCCGGATCGACCGGATCTGCTTCCGCCACGTCGAACCCGGGCCGCCTGCGGATGCGGACGGCCGCAAGGCCAAGCACGAGGCAGGTGCTGCATGA